Part of the Kushneria marisflavi genome, GCAGCAGACGATCTGCTCGAGCATGCCGATCAATGGCATCCCCCAGCGCCAGTGGCGCCTCTTCCAGCGACCAGTGGGCAGGTCTGCGTAAACGGTGAGCCTCAATGCGCGCGTGCATTTCGCTGTCGTTATACACTTGCGCCGTGGCGATATACGTCACCTCAAGGCCGCTCTGCATGGCCAGCGCTTCACCGTGACCACTCTTGCCACTGCGTGCGCCGCCCAGAATCAACTCATGCATGCATCATCACCAGTACCAGATACAAAAGCACCTCGGTGATCTGTTGAACGGCGCCCAGTGCATCTCCTGTCACGCCGCCAAGCTGATGTTTCAACCAGCGGTACAGCATCCATCCCGAGAGCGCTGTCACCAAAAGCAGAACGCTACCAGAAACGACCCCGGCAGAAAGCACTGCCACAAGCACGGCAATGCCACCCAGCCAGCCGTGATCACTGACACGATGCTGCCCGGTCAAGGCATGAACCTTGCTGTCGGCATCGCATCGTAGATACGGCAGCAGGCCCATCATGAAAGCGGCCAGCCCACGACTCAGGGCATGGGCGGTGATCAGTGCCATCATCACAAGCCCGGACTCCTGCTGCGCCAGCGCACTCAATAACAGCCACCGCCCTACCAGACTCGCGATCAGCGCTAGCACACCATAGCTACCGACCCGGCTGTCTTTCATGATGGCCAGACGCTGGGCCACGGTTTGACCGCCTCCAAGG contains:
- the cobS gene encoding adenosylcobinamide-GDP ribazoletransferase; the protein is MSRKGLACQWQWGCLAVSFLTRLPVRIPGEVSAQALGRCHRWFTLVGALIGLGLALIYWGLEQVLPASVAVFVTLVLSLWLTGALHEDGLADCMDGLGGGQTVAQRLAIMKDSRVGSYGVLALIASLVGRWLLLSALAQQESGLVMMALITAHALSRGLAAFMMGLLPYLRCDADSKVHALTGQHRVSDHGWLGGIAVLVAVLSAGVVSGSVLLLVTALSGWMLYRWLKHQLGGVTGDALGAVQQITEVLLYLVLVMMHA